TGTCGGTCAAGAATGTGTTTATACAGTCATATTGCGTGATATAACTGACCGTAAGCAAGTGGAGAAAATGAAAGATGAGTTTGTTTCTGTCGTTAGCCATGAACTGCGTACTCCCCTGACTTCGATTCACGGCTCTTTAGGAATGTTAACTAGTGGGTTGTTACCAACAGACTCAGAACAGGGTAAACGCTTGCTGCAAATTGCTACTGATAGCACTGAACGTTTGGTGAGATTAATTAATGACATTCTCGACATTGAGCGCATCGAATCGGGTAAGGTAAAAATGGAGCGAGAAAACTGCAATCTCGAAGATTTAATTAAGTCTGTTGTGAATATTATGCAGCCTCTAGCTAATAAAGCTGGGGTAAATTTATCTATTTCTGGTTTATCTGTACAACTATGGGCTGATCCAGATCGGATTGTCCAAACTTTGACTAATTTGTTGAGTAATGCCATTAAATTTTCTAGTTCTGGTTCTACGGTTTCTTTGATGACAGAACTAAAAGAGGATGAGGTTTTGGTGACAGTCAAAGATACTGGAAGGGGAATACCTGCTGATAAGCTAGATAGTATTTTTGAGCGTTTTCAACAAGTTGATTCTTCAGATTCACGTAACCACGATGGTACTGGTTTAGGTTTGGCTATTTCTAAGAGTATTGTACAGCAGCACGGCGGACAAATCTGGGTAGAAAGTGTGTTAAATAAAGGTAGTAATTTTTACTTTACCATGCCGATTTTGGCAGGTTCCCAAACCGCTAAATTGGGAAATTCAGACTTTGAAGAAACCCTAATTACTAATCAACATTCTCCTCTAGTTTTAGTTTGTGATGATGATGCTATGATTCGTACTGAGGTCAAAAGATTGCTGGAGCAAGGGGGATATAGGGTGATTACGGTAGAGAGGGGTGAGGAAGCGATCGCTCAAGCAGTTGCTCAACATCCAGATGTGATTTTACTAGATTTGCTCATGCCAGGTATGAATGGCTGGGAAACAATGGCATCATTAAAAGAACGTTCAGATACTCAGGATATACCCATTGTGATTTGTAGTGTCTACAAACCCAATAAAAGTAATCAATCAAATGCCGATTTTGTAGATTGGTTAAGTAAACCTGTGGAAGAAAATTCTCTGTTAAATTCCTTGAGAAAGGTGGTATCTGAACTTTCTAGAAAACTTAGGATTTTAATTGTTGAAGATGATAAGGATCTGGCAGATTTATTAGCAACTTTATTTTCCAGACATGATATTGAAACTTTTATCGCCAAAACAGGTAGAGAAGCTATTCATCTGAGCCAGAAAGTCAATCCTGATTTACTAATTCTTGATTTAATTTTGCCGGAAAGTGATGGTTTTACAGTTGTGGATTGGTTGAAAAAACATAATCAACTTTTCAATATTCCAGTAGTTGTTTATTCTGCTAAAGATTTGGATGATTCAGAACGCCATCGATTGAAATTAGGACATACAGAATTTTTGACAAAAGGAAGAGTTACTACCCAGGAATTTGAACAACGGGTGATGGATCTGCTACAAAGAATTACGCACAATAATTGAAGAAGTCAGGATGCAGGATGCAGATCCAGCAGCTTTCAGATATCAGCAGTAAAACCCTTTTAGTGCAAGGCTTTGTGATTAAAATTTGTACATTCTTTACCTGCAATATGTTGGAATTAGAATCATGTCACAATCTACTTCTAATTAAGTAAGTGGGCGTTAAAAATTGTCGTTATGACAAGGGAACTCTTAACAGGGAACGGAGAAGAGGGTTTTGGTGAATTTACTTTTTGTTACATACGTCGGTTTTTTCCCACCGACTTACTTATCTAAAATCTAAAATCTAAAATCTAAAATCTAAAATTTATCAGGTGATAGAAAGAATGAAACCAAAGCGAATTTTAGTAGTTGATAATGAGCAGTATATTCAAGAAGTGGCCAAGATTTGTTTGGAAACTGTTGCCGGTTGGGAAGTCCTGACGGCTAGTTCGGGAAAAGAGGGAATATTACAGGCCCAAAATCACCAACCAGATGCGATTTTACTAGATGTGATGATGCCCGATATGGATGGACTTGCTGCTTTTGCAAATTTACAAGCAAATCCCACTACAAAAGAAATTCCGGTGATTTTGTTAACTGCGAAAATCCAAATTGCTGATCGCCGTCGTTACGCTCAATTGGGAATAAAGAGTGCGATCGCTAAACCGTTTAATCCGCTAGAATTAGCAGGGCAAGTAGCAGCGGCTTTGGGCTGGAGTTTGGAGAAGTAGATGAAACGTCAGCCTTTGAGCGATGCTTCAGCGAATATTCTACTACCTCTGGGATTGATTCTAGGTCTAGTTCTGTTGTTAAGCTTCAATGTCGAACAAAGTCACACAGAAACAATATCGAGGAGTCCGTTGGAGTTATGGTTGAAGCTGATTGTCGGCTATTTAGCAGCAGGTACAGAAATAGCCGCAGCAGTAGTAATTGGTGGTGCAGTGATTCAGGGTATTTTTGCTTATATCCGCCAGTTATTTTCCCATTCTCGACCAAGTTTTGATGCTACTGAATCAATTCGCCTAAAATTGGGACGGGTATTAGTTTTAGGATTAGAATTTACTGTTGCTAGTGACATACTTAGGACAGCAGTTGCACCAACTCGTCAGGATATTTTAAACTTGGGAGCGATCGTGCTTTTAAGAACTCTGCTCAATTTCTTTTTAGAACAAGAAATTAGACAAGCA
This sequence is a window from Anabaena sphaerica FACHB-251. Protein-coding genes within it:
- a CDS encoding DUF1622 domain-containing protein, whose translation is MKRQPLSDASANILLPLGLILGLVLLLSFNVEQSHTETISRSPLELWLKLIVGYLAAGTEIAAAVVIGGAVIQGIFAYIRQLFSHSRPSFDATESIRLKLGRVLVLGLEFTVASDILRTAVAPTRQDILNLGAIVLLRTLLNFFLEQEIRQAEQSRLQQREPVDNSYVVADKDSNDHRHIG
- a CDS encoding response regulator; amino-acid sequence: MKPKRILVVDNEQYIQEVAKICLETVAGWEVLTASSGKEGILQAQNHQPDAILLDVMMPDMDGLAAFANLQANPTTKEIPVILLTAKIQIADRRRYAQLGIKSAIAKPFNPLELAGQVAAALGWSLEK